Proteins encoded by one window of Microbacterium testaceum:
- the idi gene encoding isopentenyl-diphosphate Delta-isomerase, giving the protein MSETEYVVLLDDFGNEIGTAPKATVHDTETPLHLAFSCHVVNSAGEVLVTRRALHKKTWPGVWTNSFCGHPGPSEASLSAVHRRAEHEVGLVIRDLELALPNFRYRAVDASGIVEHEICPVYIARADVDPEPNPDEVAEYRWVDPLELAASLESTPWAFSPWLVLQAQQLHLFQTPHTVRRAS; this is encoded by the coding sequence ATGAGCGAGACCGAATATGTCGTCCTCCTGGACGACTTCGGCAACGAGATCGGCACGGCGCCCAAGGCTACCGTGCACGACACAGAAACACCTCTGCACCTGGCATTCTCGTGCCACGTGGTCAACTCGGCGGGCGAAGTGCTCGTCACGCGTCGCGCCCTGCACAAAAAGACGTGGCCCGGCGTCTGGACGAACTCGTTCTGCGGCCACCCCGGTCCCTCCGAAGCCTCGCTCTCGGCGGTGCACCGCCGCGCCGAGCACGAGGTCGGCCTGGTCATCCGCGACCTCGAGCTGGCCCTGCCGAACTTCCGCTACCGCGCCGTCGACGCCAGCGGCATCGTCGAACACGAGATCTGCCCCGTGTACATCGCCCGCGCCGACGTCGACCCCGAGCCCAACCCCGACGAGGTCGCCGAGTACCGCTGGGTCGACCCGCTCGAGCTCGCCGCATCTCTCGAGTCGACGCCGTGGGCGTTCAGCCCCTGGCTCGTCCTGCAGGCGCAGCAGCTGCACCTCTTCCAGACCCCTCACACCGTGAGGCGCGCCTCATGA
- a CDS encoding MarR family winged helix-turn-helix transcriptional regulator has protein sequence MKGEMDMNASDLATLRMLTIREYRGQMVSPHDVATHLRISTASTTKLIDRLVASGHLERLPHPSDGRARVVVLTDKSRREFFQHFGVHLGAMRDVAERFDDGELDTIVAFMDSLTESITTED, from the coding sequence ATGAAGGGCGAGATGGACATGAATGCCAGCGACCTCGCGACGCTGCGCATGCTCACCATCCGCGAGTACCGCGGTCAGATGGTCAGTCCGCACGACGTGGCGACCCATCTGCGCATCTCGACCGCGTCGACCACCAAGCTCATCGACCGCCTCGTCGCCTCGGGCCACCTCGAGCGTCTGCCGCACCCCTCCGACGGCCGGGCCCGCGTGGTCGTGCTGACCGACAAGTCGCGCCGCGAGTTCTTCCAGCACTTCGGCGTGCACCTGGGCGCCATGCGCGATGTCGCCGAGCGCTTCGACGACGGCGAGCTCGACACGATCGTGGCGTTCATGGATTCGCTCACGGAGTCCATCACCACCGAAGATTGA
- a CDS encoding formylglycine-generating enzyme family protein has translation MTDVEMARIPAGRVLRGDLRGAERREIVVDSFEIGVYAITEEQIAELLGIPSRHPRRPATQLSWLRAIRLCNALSEWEGLDPVYSFDGEVVTGDPDSDGFRLPTEDEWEYACRAGSTSSAYGPVREVAWTAADGLTAPAEVGGRMPNLHGLFDTLGNVWEWCADLYDPDGESDARVFRGGGWSDAPAQVRATARRGGRQRDAFDDVGVRVARG, from the coding sequence GTGACCGACGTCGAGATGGCGCGCATCCCCGCCGGCCGCGTGCTGCGCGGAGACCTGCGGGGCGCCGAACGACGCGAGATCGTCGTCGACAGCTTCGAGATCGGTGTCTACGCCATCACCGAAGAACAGATCGCGGAGCTGCTCGGCATCCCGTCCCGCCATCCGCGACGCCCCGCGACGCAACTGAGTTGGCTGCGCGCGATTCGCCTGTGCAACGCGCTGAGCGAATGGGAAGGCCTCGACCCCGTCTACTCGTTCGACGGAGAGGTCGTCACGGGCGACCCCGACTCGGACGGCTTCCGCCTGCCCACCGAAGACGAGTGGGAGTACGCGTGCCGCGCGGGCTCGACGTCATCGGCCTACGGACCGGTCCGCGAGGTGGCCTGGACGGCCGCCGACGGCCTGACCGCCCCGGCGGAAGTCGGAGGACGGATGCCGAACCTCCACGGACTCTTCGACACTCTCGGCAACGTGTGGGAGTGGTGCGCCGACCTGTATGACCCCGATGGTGAAAGCGACGCGCGCGTGTTCCGCGGCGGCGGATGGTCGGACGCCCCCGCGCAGGTGCGGGCGACCGCGCGGCGGGGCGGGCGTCAGCGGGACGCGTTCGACGACGTGGGTGTGCGGGTCGCGCGGGGGTGA
- a CDS encoding SMP-30/gluconolactonase/LRE family protein — protein sequence MPRIPLDGQILQSARSPEAVDVAPPRVWDERLSAVLPPASRLLSLYGDATWAEGPVWWPEERSLVFSDVIGRRTLAWREDGSIVTVRDRSNFANGNAMDAEGRLVQAEHGRRGVSRTDENGTELLVDAFEGEPLNSPNDLVVASDGWIWFTDPTYGISDPREGYPADPALPHQSVYRWRDGDGLQRMIDLDQPNGLAFSRDESTLYVAESNAERLPRVVACSWDGETLGAPRTFATVDAGIPDGFVVDSRDWLWISSEAGVVIVDETGARLGVIPTPHVVSNCTFDADEKRLFITGDRDLWMVELA from the coding sequence ATGCCCCGCATTCCCCTCGACGGTCAGATCCTGCAGAGCGCCCGCTCCCCCGAGGCGGTCGACGTCGCCCCTCCCCGCGTGTGGGACGAACGCCTGAGCGCCGTCCTGCCGCCCGCCTCGCGCCTGCTGTCGCTCTACGGTGACGCGACCTGGGCCGAGGGACCGGTCTGGTGGCCCGAAGAGCGCTCCCTCGTGTTCAGCGACGTGATCGGCCGGCGGACGCTGGCGTGGCGCGAAGACGGCTCGATCGTCACGGTGCGCGACCGCTCTAACTTCGCCAACGGAAACGCGATGGATGCCGAAGGCCGCCTCGTCCAAGCCGAACACGGGCGCCGCGGCGTCAGCCGCACCGACGAGAACGGCACCGAGCTACTCGTCGACGCCTTCGAGGGCGAGCCGCTGAACTCCCCGAACGACCTGGTCGTGGCCTCCGACGGCTGGATCTGGTTCACCGACCCCACGTACGGCATCTCGGATCCGCGCGAGGGATACCCCGCCGACCCCGCACTCCCCCACCAGAGCGTCTACCGCTGGCGCGACGGCGACGGGCTGCAGCGCATGATCGACCTCGACCAGCCCAACGGACTGGCCTTCAGCCGCGACGAGAGCACACTCTACGTCGCCGAGTCCAACGCCGAGCGGCTCCCCCGCGTCGTCGCGTGCAGCTGGGACGGCGAGACCCTCGGCGCCCCGCGCACCTTCGCGACGGTGGATGCCGGCATCCCCGACGGGTTCGTCGTCGACAGCCGCGACTGGCTCTGGATTTCGAGCGAAGCGGGCGTCGTCATCGTCGACGAGACCGGCGCCCGTCTGGGCGTCATCCCGACCCCGCACGTCGTCAGCAACTGCACCTTCGACGCCGACGAGAAGCGCCTGTTCATCACCGGCGACAGAGACCTCTGGATGGTGGAACTCGCGTGA
- a CDS encoding LPXTG cell wall anchor domain-containing protein has product MKLNLKKAGVTAALAGALLFAAPAVAQAYVPTAPGTQTVTITNNGPVTFNVAPGATVNFVLVGYNANQAGLATANLPVSSKSITKVADASGNATAVVTLPADARGTYTLSATPAGGTAGGSSNNAGGSTGLPATGFDANSMLGLWVGGGALALAGGTIAVATTVRRNRAQGKA; this is encoded by the coding sequence ATGAAGCTCAACCTCAAGAAGGCTGGCGTCACCGCGGCCCTCGCCGGCGCGCTGCTCTTCGCAGCTCCCGCCGTGGCTCAGGCGTACGTCCCCACCGCTCCCGGCACGCAGACCGTGACGATCACCAACAACGGCCCGGTCACGTTCAACGTGGCTCCCGGCGCCACCGTGAACTTCGTCCTCGTCGGCTACAACGCCAACCAGGCCGGCCTCGCCACGGCGAACCTGCCCGTCAGCTCCAAGTCGATTACGAAGGTCGCCGACGCCTCCGGCAACGCGACTGCGGTTGTCACGCTCCCCGCTGACGCCCGTGGCACCTACACGCTCTCGGCCACGCCCGCGGGCGGCACCGCTGGCGGCTCGAGCAACAACGCTGGCGGCTCCACCGGCCTCCCCGCGACCGGCTTCGACGCCAACTCGATGCTCGGTCTGTGGGTCGGCGGCGGCGCTCTCGCGCTCGCCGGTGGCACGATCGCCGTGGCCACCACGGTTCGTCGCAACCGCGCCCAGGGCAAAGCCTGA
- a CDS encoding DUF4012 domain-containing protein: MTTKPKGTSVSSSPLPPAMLRAGRVVAWAVGAFLVFAVVVAAWVGVRGWMAYQHLSRVEAGISEASSALASDPGAAGAIVARLATDASDAHDLTSDPVWHLAEGAPWVGPQLEAFGTVASAGDALLSDALLPLVTAAQDTSFDALKPVNGRIDTTGLAVLAQPAQLAASAAAGASDQLQGLNRTPLVGVLARAVDKSSTVFEQAATSLDALSRATRLLPDVLGQNGERNYLLLVQNNAEWRSLGGIAGTAILLKTNQGAISLANTESGTSLSSGIKSPVVDLPADVQNIYETRPARFFQNLTQVPDFTFDGPLAREMYKQRTGVSVDGVIALDPVVLSYLLRATGPVALPDGSTLSAENAVKTLLSDVYQRYPDPSAQDAFFAASTGAVFNAFLEGRGSTVSLLTNLATAADQRRVLMWSADPDEQAILEGSSVAGELPQTDDDTARFGVYLNDGGGSKMSYYVKPDVSLAWDQCAPDGRNGPRQLTLRMRLTNTAPTDAETSLPRYVTANGAFGTAPGTATVVNNVYLPEGFELVSAETATGTGPSTGTFEGHQVLTFGFQLLPQASADLTVTVRATTTASKAEAFVTPTADAGIDPTVKATCEATGIATLQ; encoded by the coding sequence GTGACCACGAAACCGAAGGGCACCAGCGTGAGCTCCTCACCTCTCCCCCCGGCCATGCTCAGGGCCGGTCGCGTTGTGGCCTGGGCCGTCGGCGCATTCCTCGTTTTTGCCGTCGTCGTCGCCGCCTGGGTCGGTGTGCGGGGGTGGATGGCCTATCAGCATTTATCGCGCGTAGAGGCGGGCATTAGCGAGGCGTCCTCGGCACTCGCGTCTGACCCCGGCGCCGCGGGCGCAATCGTCGCCCGCTTGGCAACCGACGCCTCAGACGCGCACGACCTCACCTCCGACCCGGTGTGGCACCTCGCGGAGGGGGCTCCGTGGGTCGGTCCACAGCTGGAGGCCTTCGGCACGGTGGCGTCCGCGGGCGACGCTCTCCTTAGCGATGCACTTTTGCCCCTCGTCACGGCAGCCCAAGACACCTCTTTTGACGCATTGAAGCCGGTCAACGGCCGTATTGATACCACCGGCCTAGCTGTTCTCGCACAACCTGCCCAACTCGCGGCATCCGCCGCCGCAGGTGCATCCGATCAACTGCAGGGTCTGAATCGGACGCCCCTCGTGGGAGTCCTCGCGCGCGCAGTCGACAAGTCGTCCACGGTTTTCGAACAAGCCGCGACGAGTCTCGACGCGCTTTCGCGGGCGACACGCCTACTCCCCGACGTCCTGGGCCAGAACGGTGAACGCAACTACCTGCTGCTTGTTCAAAACAACGCCGAGTGGAGGTCGTTGGGCGGCATCGCCGGCACGGCAATTCTCCTCAAGACCAACCAGGGTGCGATCAGCCTCGCAAACACCGAATCCGGCACCTCGCTGTCGAGCGGCATCAAGAGTCCGGTCGTCGATTTACCCGCCGACGTGCAGAACATCTACGAGACCAGACCTGCACGCTTCTTCCAGAACCTGACGCAGGTTCCCGATTTCACCTTCGATGGCCCGCTCGCCCGAGAAATGTACAAGCAGCGAACGGGTGTGTCCGTAGACGGCGTCATCGCCCTGGATCCGGTGGTGCTGTCCTACCTTCTGCGCGCAACCGGACCGGTAGCACTGCCCGACGGCTCGACGCTGTCTGCCGAGAACGCCGTCAAAACGCTGCTCAGCGACGTCTATCAGCGATACCCCGATCCGTCAGCGCAGGATGCATTCTTCGCCGCCTCGACCGGAGCTGTTTTCAACGCCTTCCTCGAGGGACGCGGGTCGACGGTGAGCTTGCTGACAAATCTCGCGACTGCGGCCGACCAGCGACGCGTTCTCATGTGGAGTGCCGATCCCGACGAACAGGCCATTCTGGAGGGGTCGTCGGTTGCCGGTGAGCTGCCGCAAACGGACGACGACACGGCCCGGTTCGGGGTGTATCTCAACGACGGCGGCGGTTCGAAGATGAGCTACTACGTCAAGCCTGACGTGAGTCTGGCGTGGGACCAGTGCGCCCCCGACGGGCGGAACGGCCCGCGTCAGTTAACCCTGCGGATGAGGCTCACCAATACCGCGCCCACCGACGCCGAGACGTCGCTTCCGCGTTACGTCACTGCCAACGGCGCATTCGGTACGGCGCCGGGAACGGCGACGGTCGTGAACAACGTCTACCTGCCCGAGGGGTTCGAACTCGTGTCGGCCGAGACCGCGACGGGGACAGGTCCCTCGACCGGGACGTTCGAGGGACACCAGGTGCTGACCTTCGGGTTCCAACTTCTTCCCCAGGCGTCGGCCGACCTGACCGTGACCGTGCGCGCAACGACGACGGCGTCAAAAGCGGAGGCATTCGTGACCCCGACGGCCGACGCGGGAATCGACCCGACGGTCAAAGCAACCTGCGAAGCAACCGGAATCGCAACCCTGCAGTGA
- a CDS encoding polysaccharide biosynthesis tyrosine autokinase: MELSDYIRILRKNWLVIVVLTTVALAAATVFTLTRTPTYESSSTVFVSTQGGGTTAELQQGSNFTQARINTYVGLAATPTVLDPVISDLGLATTADMLAKDVKASAALNSTLITIAATDSDPATASAIANAVAGSLSTVVPALEPAVDGGASPVRLTRVTDAQPALNPTSPNVALNLALGLLAGLAIGIGVAVLRTALDTRVRTPRDAEQITDAPSIGAIAYDAKAKERPLIVHADPLSPRAESFRALRTNLQFLDMGGRSSFVVTSSIPSEGKSTTTINLAIALADAGKRVALLDTDLRKPKVAEYLSIEGGAGLTDVLIGRAKVNEVMLPWGGRSLYVLPAGKIPPNPSELLGSQQMTVLLEMLERDFDVVLCDAPPLLPVTDAAILARATSGALMVVSAGKTTKHQLTGATEALNTVGAKLAGFIMSMVPTRGPDSYYAAYGYGYGYGYGYRELPAKTSRFSRKKEKSSADADASEEVSLDELGFSPRRTSRESQREV; this comes from the coding sequence ATGGAGCTCAGCGACTACATCCGAATCCTTCGGAAGAATTGGCTCGTGATCGTGGTCCTCACGACCGTCGCGCTTGCTGCTGCCACCGTCTTCACGCTGACTCGCACACCAACGTACGAGTCTTCCAGCACGGTCTTCGTCTCGACGCAGGGAGGCGGCACGACGGCCGAGCTGCAGCAGGGGTCCAATTTCACCCAGGCAAGAATCAATACGTACGTGGGTTTGGCCGCCACACCCACGGTACTCGATCCCGTCATAAGTGACCTTGGGCTTGCAACCACGGCCGATATGCTCGCGAAAGACGTCAAAGCGTCTGCTGCGCTCAATTCCACACTCATCACCATTGCAGCCACAGATTCTGACCCGGCGACCGCCTCCGCGATCGCGAACGCCGTCGCGGGAAGCCTTTCGACCGTAGTACCGGCGCTTGAGCCGGCAGTGGACGGCGGTGCCAGCCCTGTTCGGCTCACTCGGGTCACAGACGCCCAACCAGCGTTGAACCCCACGTCGCCGAATGTCGCGCTCAACTTGGCTCTTGGCCTGCTCGCTGGGCTAGCGATCGGTATTGGAGTCGCGGTACTGCGCACTGCCTTGGACACCCGAGTGCGGACTCCTCGAGATGCAGAGCAGATTACGGACGCCCCCTCCATTGGTGCCATCGCCTACGACGCCAAGGCGAAGGAGCGGCCGCTCATTGTCCACGCGGATCCGCTGAGTCCGCGAGCGGAATCGTTCCGTGCGCTCCGCACGAACCTTCAGTTCCTCGACATGGGCGGGCGTTCGAGCTTTGTCGTGACCAGCTCGATCCCGAGTGAGGGCAAGTCGACGACAACTATCAACCTGGCGATCGCACTGGCGGACGCCGGCAAGCGGGTGGCACTGCTCGACACCGACCTGCGCAAGCCCAAGGTTGCGGAGTACCTCAGCATTGAGGGTGGCGCAGGCCTGACGGACGTTCTCATCGGGCGGGCCAAAGTCAACGAGGTCATGCTTCCCTGGGGCGGCCGCAGCCTTTACGTGCTACCTGCGGGAAAGATCCCGCCCAACCCCAGTGAGCTGTTGGGATCGCAGCAGATGACAGTCCTGCTCGAAATGCTCGAGCGCGATTTCGATGTCGTGCTGTGCGACGCTCCCCCATTGCTGCCCGTCACCGACGCCGCGATCCTCGCTCGGGCCACGAGCGGCGCACTCATGGTCGTTTCGGCGGGCAAGACCACCAAGCATCAGCTGACAGGTGCCACGGAGGCGCTCAACACTGTCGGGGCCAAGCTCGCCGGTTTCATCATGTCGATGGTGCCAACCCGAGGGCCGGACTCGTACTACGCCGCATACGGATACGGATACGGATACGGATACGGATATCGCGAGCTGCCTGCGAAGACCAGCCGTTTCTCGCGGAAAAAGGAGAAGAGCAGCGCCGACGCGGACGCCTCGGAAGAGGTTTCTTTGGACGAACTGGGTTTCTCGCCGCGCCGTACGTCGCGCGAATCGCAGCGCGAAGTCTGA
- a CDS encoding low molecular weight phosphatase family protein, with amino-acid sequence MCTGNVCRSPLAEQLLTNLVSGFDVSVSSAGTRARSGVPMTAETAQIAVTNGCDPVRVNSHRARSLSAEHLRPAHLALAMAREHRREIVETSPSVVRRTFTVRELSRLLADVSDDQLREESTRTSSPLTPENRFSAMLLFAANRRGVVLPPTVAEDDDIVDPYRRSGRTYALSTEQLMSALPVVPRMVRLAHD; translated from the coding sequence GTGTGCACAGGCAATGTGTGCCGATCACCCCTGGCCGAACAGCTTCTCACCAATCTCGTGTCCGGGTTTGACGTGAGCGTCAGCAGCGCCGGCACGCGGGCACGAAGCGGGGTGCCGATGACGGCCGAGACTGCCCAGATTGCGGTCACCAACGGATGTGATCCCGTACGAGTCAATAGTCACCGAGCTAGATCCCTCAGCGCCGAGCACCTTCGTCCGGCACATCTTGCGCTTGCGATGGCTCGGGAACATCGCCGTGAGATCGTCGAGACGAGCCCGTCAGTTGTGCGCCGAACCTTCACTGTTCGGGAGCTCAGCCGCCTACTCGCTGACGTCAGCGACGATCAGCTGCGAGAAGAGTCCACACGAACATCAAGCCCCTTGACGCCTGAGAACAGGTTCTCTGCGATGCTGCTGTTCGCTGCGAATCGTCGAGGAGTCGTACTTCCCCCGACGGTGGCCGAGGACGACGACATTGTCGATCCATACCGTCGATCCGGGCGAACCTATGCATTGTCTACAGAACAACTCATGTCGGCGCTGCCCGTAGTCCCCCGCATGGTCCGTCTTGCTCACGATTGA
- a CDS encoding CPBP family intramembrane glutamic endopeptidase, giving the protein MRDQHNQTAVANGAGTTAEFDAGAHRAISDSSRIRRRRRTDWRMGGQEVSKWDLRVLVCALLGAGAGILASVVLAHSSAAGVAALSLPALWIGLFVPVAYAVLRGRPAGLFRLRLLDVLWGVGLGVGLRLLQGSFSDANAASFPTATSLSLDLATSSLTAIALAAALIGPFVEEIFFRSVLIVVIFQMLRRSLGAFTAGATALLVSAGAFVCLHGAYAPLSLSSGLQLFLVGGVCSLLVLLTGRAWSAVILHVVYNAMYLVLVGVGTAGA; this is encoded by the coding sequence GTGCGTGATCAGCATAATCAGACCGCCGTTGCGAACGGGGCCGGCACAACGGCCGAATTCGACGCCGGCGCCCATCGCGCAATCTCCGACTCGTCTCGGATCCGGAGGCGTAGGCGCACCGACTGGCGGATGGGCGGACAAGAGGTCAGCAAATGGGACCTGAGGGTCCTTGTGTGCGCGCTTCTCGGGGCAGGAGCCGGAATCCTCGCCAGCGTTGTCCTCGCCCATTCGAGCGCAGCCGGGGTCGCCGCATTGTCGCTACCCGCGTTGTGGATTGGCCTGTTTGTGCCGGTGGCCTACGCAGTGCTCCGGGGACGCCCGGCGGGCCTGTTCCGCCTGAGACTCCTCGATGTGCTTTGGGGAGTCGGTTTGGGTGTGGGGCTTCGCCTCCTGCAGGGGAGCTTTAGTGATGCGAATGCCGCATCGTTTCCTACTGCCACATCCCTCTCGCTTGATCTCGCGACGAGCTCGCTGACAGCGATCGCCCTGGCTGCCGCCCTTATCGGGCCTTTCGTTGAAGAGATCTTTTTTCGTTCCGTTCTTATCGTCGTCATCTTCCAGATGCTGCGCAGGTCTTTGGGTGCATTCACGGCGGGTGCTACTGCTCTACTCGTGTCTGCCGGCGCTTTCGTGTGCCTGCACGGGGCGTATGCCCCGCTCTCCCTCTCAAGTGGGTTGCAACTGTTCCTGGTCGGCGGCGTCTGTTCCCTGCTTGTACTGCTCACGGGCCGGGCTTGGTCTGCAGTTATCCTGCATGTCGTCTACAACGCGATGTACCTCGTACTTGTGGGGGTCGGTACCGCGGGTGCGTAG
- a CDS encoding glycosyltransferase family 2 protein, with protein sequence MIETDEPAAPVPLVTVLIVTYNSRSTIRAAIDGLVGNCEIVLVDNASLDGTADFIESAYGSRVILIRSGENLGFAKAVNRAAENASGKFLLLLNPDASMDYENIGLLTVAMSAYPEVGVAAPDVIEGAGEFRTMAAGYEPSVRRMFLHSSGLSRLGRHTARLRGHYLLRDQIRPNRPEFLKWVSGGCMLVERTVWQNLGGLSERWFMYAEDVEFCLRASSAGWKVAVFPWAFAHHSVGGSSDDSSGPVRTVWLENLYDLFVLRYHPSTFRAASWRGVVAVGFAARSSVFALLTSVRPAYRSDARRFAAYARAAWTLPSPRPVPSA encoded by the coding sequence GTGATCGAAACGGATGAACCGGCCGCCCCCGTCCCGCTCGTGACAGTACTCATTGTCACGTACAACAGTCGGTCCACTATTCGAGCGGCGATCGATGGACTCGTGGGCAACTGCGAGATCGTCCTGGTCGACAACGCTTCGCTCGATGGCACCGCAGATTTTATCGAGAGTGCCTACGGCTCGCGAGTTATCTTGATCAGGTCAGGGGAGAACCTCGGCTTCGCGAAGGCAGTGAACCGCGCGGCGGAGAACGCCAGCGGAAAATTCCTGCTCCTCCTCAATCCCGACGCTTCGATGGACTACGAGAACATCGGTCTTCTGACTGTAGCTATGAGCGCTTACCCGGAAGTCGGCGTTGCAGCCCCAGACGTCATCGAGGGTGCTGGGGAATTCCGCACCATGGCTGCGGGGTACGAGCCCTCGGTTAGGCGCATGTTCCTGCATTCATCCGGCCTGTCGCGCCTGGGGAGGCACACAGCCCGACTGCGTGGGCACTATCTTCTGCGGGATCAAATCCGGCCGAATCGGCCGGAATTCTTGAAGTGGGTGTCCGGCGGCTGCATGCTCGTTGAACGGACCGTCTGGCAAAACTTGGGGGGACTCTCAGAGCGGTGGTTCATGTACGCCGAGGACGTGGAATTCTGTCTCCGCGCAAGTAGCGCAGGCTGGAAGGTAGCTGTCTTCCCTTGGGCCTTCGCGCACCACAGCGTCGGAGGTAGCAGTGACGATTCTTCCGGGCCGGTGAGGACTGTGTGGCTTGAGAACCTGTATGACCTCTTCGTTCTCCGTTATCACCCGAGCACTTTCCGCGCAGCATCGTGGCGAGGCGTCGTCGCTGTCGGCTTCGCCGCTCGCTCCAGTGTCTTCGCTCTACTCACATCGGTTCGTCCGGCTTATCGCAGCGATGCGAGGCGGTTTGCCGCCTACGCTCGCGCGGCATGGACCTTACCGTCGCCCAGGCCCGTGCCGAGCGCCTAG
- a CDS encoding glycosyltransferase family 4 protein, which translates to MRVLFDAFWWHSGPIANRTVMREIVFGWSRRFPEDEILLAVRARHRDLVDVPPEARVVTTRLSPQALANVVELPAQARRHQVDLVVSHNYTSPFTRNAVFIHDLLFEESPHWFTRKERLYFWPMSRLAACASTVFTSSRTEAARIKRLHPRLSPVLATSLAISPALAGASPRTPEGVPTNWDGFWLCVGRLNRRKNLDTALRGAVSSGLLSPTHPLIIVGSAEYSGATTELPENIRTLVDLGHVIFAGRVSDGELRWLYTNASCLIFMSRDEGYGLPPAEARFFGTPVVVSDIPVMRELVPDAHAFVDPDAPSALATVLASVPQRRATAGPVDRLRDAKSDWEDIASRIRYASMAPRE; encoded by the coding sequence ATGCGCGTCCTGTTTGACGCGTTCTGGTGGCACAGCGGCCCGATCGCCAACCGCACCGTAATGCGCGAGATCGTCTTCGGATGGTCGCGACGCTTCCCCGAAGACGAAATACTTCTCGCCGTGCGCGCAAGACATAGAGACCTTGTGGACGTGCCGCCCGAGGCGAGGGTTGTTACAACGCGGCTGTCTCCGCAGGCACTTGCGAATGTCGTGGAACTGCCCGCTCAGGCTCGACGCCATCAGGTGGACCTTGTCGTGTCGCATAATTACACCTCCCCTTTCACTCGCAACGCAGTGTTCATTCATGATCTGCTCTTCGAGGAATCCCCGCACTGGTTCACCCGAAAAGAACGCCTGTACTTCTGGCCCATGAGCCGTCTCGCGGCGTGCGCGTCGACCGTGTTCACGTCCTCGCGTACAGAAGCGGCGCGGATTAAGAGGCTGCACCCACGCCTCTCGCCGGTGCTTGCGACGAGCCTTGCCATCTCGCCGGCGCTCGCGGGCGCGTCACCTCGTACCCCCGAAGGGGTGCCGACCAACTGGGATGGCTTCTGGCTTTGTGTAGGAAGATTGAACCGGAGAAAGAACCTCGACACCGCTCTTCGCGGGGCGGTCTCGTCAGGACTTCTCTCGCCAACGCACCCGCTGATCATCGTAGGTAGCGCTGAGTATTCCGGCGCCACCACCGAATTGCCAGAGAACATTCGCACGCTGGTCGACTTAGGGCACGTTATATTCGCTGGACGAGTTTCGGATGGAGAACTCAGATGGCTCTACACCAACGCCAGTTGTCTGATATTCATGTCGCGCGATGAGGGTTATGGCTTGCCGCCCGCCGAGGCTCGTTTCTTCGGTACGCCGGTCGTGGTCTCCGACATACCCGTTATGCGGGAGCTTGTTCCAGATGCCCATGCGTTCGTCGATCCAGACGCACCGTCAGCCTTGGCCACCGTCCTCGCAAGCGTGCCGCAAAGGCGCGCCACCGCGGGCCCCGTCGACAGGTTGCGAGACGCCAAGTCCGATTGGGAAGACATCGCTTCTCGGATACGGTACGCATCCATGGCACCGCGAGAATGA